The following proteins come from a genomic window of Thermodesulfovibrionales bacterium:
- a CDS encoding sulfurtransferase TusA family protein produces the protein MPKLKFVENIKADLTADIVYMMCPMHLLKLQEMIKKVEPGQIIEIITDYDGALEDIPGWCEKTGHEFIGVEEDTDFYKFYIRRTK, from the coding sequence ATGCCAAAGCTCAAATTTGTAGAAAACATTAAGGCAGACCTTACAGCAGATATCGTTTACATGATGTGCCCCATGCATCTTCTGAAGCTCCAGGAGATGATAAAAAAGGTGGAGCCAGGTCAGATAATTGAGATAATAACTGACTATGATGGAGCACTTGAGGATATTCCCGGGTGGTGTGAGAAGACCGGTCATGAGTTTATAGGTGTTGAGGAAGATACGGATTTTTATAAGTTT